The following proteins are co-located in the Myroides profundi genome:
- the rpsD gene encoding 30S ribosomal protein S4 has product MARYTGPQTKIARRFGEAIFGDDKSLEKRNYPPGQHGLARKRGKKSEYAIQLLEKQKAKYTYGILEKQFRNLYKKAAAARGVTGEVLIQLCESRLDNVVFRMGIAPSRRAARQIVSHRHITVNGELVNIPSYQLKPGDKVAVREKSRSLETIERSLSNSSAVYEWITWNPETLEGTFVSVPQRLQVPENIKEQLIVELYNK; this is encoded by the coding sequence ATGGCAAGATATACTGGTCCACAAACAAAAATCGCACGTAGGTTCGGTGAAGCAATTTTCGGAGATGACAAGTCTTTAGAAAAAAGAAATTACCCTCCAGGACAACATGGTTTAGCAAGAAAAAGAGGTAAGAAATCTGAATATGCTATCCAGTTATTGGAAAAACAAAAAGCTAAATATACTTACGGTATTTTAGAAAAACAATTCAGAAACTTATACAAAAAAGCTGCTGCAGCTCGTGGAGTTACTGGTGAGGTATTAATTCAATTATGTGAGTCAAGATTAGACAACGTAGTATTCAGAATGGGAATTGCTCCATCTCGTAGAGCTGCACGTCAAATCGTTTCTCATAGACATATTACTGTAAATGGGGAATTAGTAAATATTCCTTCATACCAATTGAAACCTGGTGATAAAGTTGCTGTTCGTGAAAAATCAAGATCTCTAGAGACTATCGAACGTTCATTATCTAATTCTAGCGCTGTTTACGAGTGGATTACTTGGAATCCTGAAACGTTAGAAGGAACATTTGTTTCTGTACCTCAAAGACTTCAAGTTCCTGAAAACATCAAAGAACAGTTAATCGTAGAGTTGTACAACAAATAA
- the rplQ gene encoding 50S ribosomal protein L17, giving the protein MRHGKKINHLGRKAGHRNSMLANMACSLIEHKRINTTVAKAKALKQFIEPLVTKAKTDDTHNRRVVFSYLRDKDAVTELFREVAQKVGDRPGGYTRIIKLGNRLGDNADMAMIEFVDFNELYNVAKKEAKKSSTRRGKKKAAEAPATEATSNEAETNE; this is encoded by the coding sequence ATGAGACACGGAAAGAAAATAAATCACTTAGGTAGAAAAGCTGGACATAGAAATTCTATGTTGGCTAATATGGCTTGTTCTTTAATCGAGCACAAGCGTATCAATACTACTGTAGCTAAAGCTAAAGCTTTAAAGCAGTTTATTGAGCCATTAGTAACTAAAGCTAAAACTGACGATACTCATAACCGTCGTGTTGTTTTCTCTTATTTGAGAGACAAAGACGCAGTTACTGAACTATTTAGAGAAGTAGCTCAAAAAGTAGGAGATCGTCCAGGTGGATATACTCGTATTATTAAGTTAGGTAATCGTTTAGGAGATAACGCTGATATGGCTATGATTGAATTCGTTGACTTCAACGAATTATACAATGTTGCTAAGAAAGAAGCTAAAAAATCTTCTACTCGTAGAGGTAAAAAGAAAGCTGCTGAAGCTCCTGCGACTGAGGCAACTTCTAATGAAGCTGAAACTAATGAATAG
- the secY gene encoding preprotein translocase subunit SecY: protein MKKFFETLASIWKIEELKNKILITLGLLLVYRFGTQVTLPGIDATKLQALTDQTDQGIGWLINVFTGGAFAQASVFALGIMPYISASIVVQLMGIAVPYLQKLQNDGESGRKKMNQITRWLTIGITLLQGPSYIYNLYVQLPPDAFLLGFNSFSFLFSSVIILVTGTVFAMWLGEKITDKGIGNGISLLIMVGIIARLPMSFIQEFQSRITENNGGPMLVVIEVILWLLIIVACIYLTLAVRRIPVQYARRSASGTYDQSMLGGNRQWIPLKLNASGVMPIIFAQAIMFVPAAVAGLSTSDTAKSISTTFHNVFGWEYNALFALLIIIFTYFYTAITVPTNKMADDLKRSGGFIPGVKPGSETGDFLDRIMSLITFPGSLYLALIAVFPAIVVSLLGVQQGWAMFYGGTSLLIMVSVVIDTIQQVNAYLLNKQYDSMMTSGKNRRATA, encoded by the coding sequence ATGAAGAAGTTTTTTGAAACATTAGCCAGTATTTGGAAAATTGAAGAGTTAAAGAACAAAATCTTGATAACTTTAGGGTTATTGCTTGTGTACCGTTTCGGTACACAAGTTACCCTTCCAGGTATTGACGCAACGAAATTGCAAGCTTTAACTGATCAAACTGATCAAGGTATCGGTTGGTTAATAAATGTTTTTACAGGTGGTGCATTTGCGCAAGCATCTGTATTTGCATTAGGTATTATGCCTTATATTTCTGCTTCCATAGTAGTTCAGTTGATGGGAATCGCGGTTCCTTATCTACAAAAGCTACAAAATGATGGAGAAAGCGGTAGAAAGAAGATGAACCAAATAACAAGATGGTTGACAATCGGTATTACTTTATTACAAGGACCTAGTTACATCTATAACTTGTATGTGCAATTACCACCGGATGCATTTTTGTTAGGTTTCAATTCTTTCTCATTCTTGTTTTCTTCAGTAATTATACTAGTGACCGGAACTGTTTTTGCAATGTGGTTAGGTGAAAAAATTACTGATAAAGGTATTGGAAATGGGATTTCATTATTAATTATGGTTGGTATTATTGCAAGACTTCCAATGTCTTTCATCCAAGAATTCCAATCAAGAATTACTGAAAATAATGGAGGACCTATGTTGGTGGTTATAGAAGTAATTTTATGGTTGTTAATCATCGTTGCTTGTATCTATTTAACTCTTGCTGTGAGACGTATACCGGTTCAGTATGCAAGAAGAAGTGCTTCAGGAACTTATGATCAATCTATGTTAGGCGGTAATCGTCAGTGGATTCCATTAAAGTTAAATGCATCAGGAGTTATGCCAATCATCTTCGCTCAAGCGATCATGTTTGTGCCAGCTGCAGTAGCAGGTTTATCAACTTCAGATACTGCTAAATCAATCAGTACAACATTTCATAATGTGTTTGGTTGGGAGTATAATGCACTTTTTGCTTTATTAATCATAATTTTTACGTACTTTTACACCGCAATTACAGTACCTACTAATAAGATGGCTGATGATCTAAAGAGAAGTGGCGGTTTTATACCAGGTGTTAAGCCAGGTAGTGAGACAGGTGATTTCTTAGATAGAATCATGTCTTTAATTACATTCCCAGGTTCTCTTTACTTAGCATTAATCGCAGTTTTCCCTGCAATCGTGGTAAGTTTATTAGGAGTTCAACAAGGTTGGGCAATGTTTTATGGAGGAACATCGTTATTGATTATGGTAAGTGTTGTAATCGATACAATTCAACAAGTCAATGCTTATTTACTGAACAAACAGTATGATAGTATGATGACAAGTGGTAAAAATAGAAGAGCAACAGCTTAG
- the rpsM gene encoding 30S ribosomal protein S13: MARIAGVDIPKHKRGIIALTYIFGIGSSRAKEILERAKVDENKKVQDWNDDEIGAIREAVGQFTIEGELRSEISLNIKRLMDIGCYRGIRHRAGLPLRGQRTKNNSRTRKGKRKTVANKKKATK, from the coding sequence ATGGCAAGAATCGCAGGGGTAGATATACCTAAACACAAAAGAGGAATCATTGCTTTAACTTATATTTTTGGAATTGGTTCAAGTAGAGCTAAAGAAATTCTAGAAAGAGCTAAAGTTGACGAAAATAAAAAAGTTCAAGATTGGAATGACGACGAGATCGGAGCTATCCGTGAAGCTGTAGGTCAATTCACAATTGAAGGAGAATTACGTTCAGAGATTTCATTAAACATCAAACGTTTAATGGATATCGGATGCTACAGAGGTATCCGTCATAGAGCTGGTCTTCCATTAAGAGGACAAAGAACTAAGAACAACTCTAGAACAAGAAAAGGTAAAAGAAAAACTGTTGCTAACAAGAAAAAAGCAACTAAATAA
- the carA gene encoding glutamine-hydrolyzing carbamoyl-phosphate synthase small subunit: MEYSERKKAVLVLKDGTVFFGKSVGVEGTAFGEICFNTGMTGYQEIFTDPSYFGQIMLSTTAHIGNYGVNVDEVDSDGIKISGLVCKNFSYYHSRPNSESDLLTYLEKANLIAISDVDTRALTAHIRDNGAMNAIISTDGKSIEELKVMLENVPSMEGLELSSKVSTKEAYHFGNPDASHKIAAVDFGIKTNILRCFEERDCYVKVFPYNVSYDELVAFGADGYFLSNGPGDPQALAKLGVLDTVNKVIDSGLPVFGICLGHQLIGLSQGVSTFKMFSGHRGVNHPVMNLGSTQGEITSQNHGFAINKEELAKHTNLELTHVHLNDGTVAGMKMKSKNVFSVQYHPESSPGPHDSRYLFDEFVENIKNNKGATV; the protein is encoded by the coding sequence ATGGAATATTCAGAAAGAAAGAAGGCGGTTTTAGTTTTAAAAGATGGAACTGTTTTTTTTGGTAAGTCGGTTGGCGTAGAAGGTACAGCATTCGGAGAGATTTGTTTTAACACTGGAATGACAGGTTATCAAGAAATCTTTACAGATCCTTCTTACTTTGGTCAAATAATGTTGTCAACAACAGCACATATTGGTAATTATGGGGTTAATGTTGACGAAGTTGATTCTGATGGAATTAAGATTTCTGGTTTAGTTTGTAAAAACTTTAGTTATTATCATTCACGTCCAAATTCAGAATCGGATTTATTGACTTATTTAGAAAAGGCTAATCTTATAGCTATTTCTGATGTTGATACACGTGCTCTTACAGCTCATATTAGAGATAATGGTGCTATGAATGCTATCATCTCAACAGATGGTAAATCAATTGAAGAGTTAAAAGTGATGTTAGAGAACGTTCCTTCAATGGAAGGTTTAGAGTTATCTTCTAAAGTATCTACTAAAGAAGCTTACCACTTTGGTAATCCTGATGCGTCTCATAAAATTGCGGCAGTTGATTTTGGTATAAAAACAAATATTTTACGTTGTTTCGAAGAGAGAGATTGTTATGTAAAGGTGTTTCCTTACAATGTTTCTTATGATGAATTAGTAGCATTTGGTGCTGATGGATATTTTCTTTCTAACGGACCTGGTGATCCACAAGCTTTAGCAAAATTAGGAGTTCTTGATACGGTTAATAAAGTTATAGATTCAGGGCTTCCAGTTTTCGGTATTTGTTTAGGTCATCAATTGATTGGTTTATCTCAAGGTGTGAGTACATTTAAGATGTTTAGTGGACATCGTGGAGTAAATCATCCTGTTATGAATTTAGGTTCTACTCAAGGAGAGATTACATCACAGAATCATGGTTTTGCGATTAATAAAGAAGAGTTGGCTAAACATACTAACCTTGAGTTAACTCATGTGCATTTAAATGATGGTACTGTTGCAGGTATGAAGATGAAGAGTAAGAATGTTTTCTCTGTACAATATCATCCTGAATCAAGTCCTGGACCACATGACTCAAGATATTTATTTGATGAGTTTGTCGAGAATATAAAAAATAATAAAGGAGCTACAGTGTAG
- the rpsK gene encoding 30S ribosomal protein S11, translating into MAKANTKKRKVLVESTGEAHINATFNNIIISLTNKKGEVISWSSAGKMGFRGSKKNTPYAAQMAAEDCGKVALEAGLKKVKVYVKGPGNGRESAIRSLHNGGIEVTEIIDITPMPHNGCRPPKRRRV; encoded by the coding sequence ATGGCTAAAGCGAATACAAAAAAACGTAAAGTACTTGTTGAGTCAACAGGTGAAGCTCATATTAATGCGACGTTTAACAATATCATCATTTCATTAACTAACAAAAAAGGTGAAGTGATTTCTTGGTCATCAGCAGGTAAAATGGGATTCAGAGGTTCTAAAAAGAACACTCCTTACGCTGCTCAAATGGCTGCAGAAGATTGCGGTAAAGTTGCACTTGAGGCAGGATTGAAAAAAGTAAAAGTTTATGTAAAAGGACCTGGAAACGGAAGAGAATCTGCAATCAGATCTTTACATAACGGTGGAATCGAAGTAACAGAGATTATCGATATTACTCCAATGCCACACAACGGATGTCGTCCTCCAAAGAGAAGAAGAGTTTAA
- the ykgO gene encoding type B 50S ribosomal protein L36: MKVRASVKKRSAECIIVRRKGRLYVINKKNPRFKQRQG; the protein is encoded by the coding sequence ATGAAAGTAAGAGCATCAGTTAAAAAAAGAAGTGCCGAGTGCATTATAGTACGTAGAAAAGGTAGACTTTACGTTATTAATAAAAAGAATCCTAGATTTAAACAAAGACAAGGATAA
- the eno gene encoding phosphopyruvate hydratase, with protein sequence MSTIISVHARQILDSRGNPTVEVDVITESGMLGRAAVPSGASTGEHEAVELRDGGKAFLGKGVLKAVDNVNNIIAEHIVGVSVFEQNTIDQLMIELDGTSNKGNLGANAILGVSLAVAKAAANELRMPLYRYVGGVSANTLPVPMMNIINGGSHSDAPIAFQEFMIMPVKAITFTHAMQMGTEIFHHLKKVLHERGLSTAVGDEGGFAPTLKGTEDALDSIKLAVENAGYRFGDEIMIALDCAASEFYVDGKYDYTKFEGELGKVRTSQEQADYLAELVEKYPIVSIEDGMYEDDWDGWKYLTDKIGNKVQLVGDDLFVTNVARLERGVNEGIGNSILIKVNQIGTLTETIAAVNMAKNAGFTSVMSHRSGETEDSTIADLAVALNCGQIKTGSASRSDRMAKYNQLLRIEEELGDIAYYPQGNAFKVKR encoded by the coding sequence ATGAGTACAATTATTAGTGTGCATGCACGTCAAATATTAGATTCTAGAGGGAATCCTACAGTAGAAGTAGATGTTATTACTGAAAGTGGTATGTTAGGTCGTGCTGCAGTTCCATCTGGAGCTTCTACAGGTGAGCACGAAGCAGTAGAGTTACGTGATGGTGGTAAAGCTTTCTTAGGTAAAGGAGTATTAAAAGCTGTTGATAACGTAAATAATATAATTGCTGAGCACATCGTAGGTGTTAGTGTTTTCGAACAGAACACTATAGACCAATTGATGATTGAATTAGATGGTACTAGTAATAAAGGGAATTTAGGAGCAAATGCTATTTTAGGTGTTTCTTTAGCTGTAGCTAAAGCAGCAGCAAATGAGTTAAGAATGCCATTATATCGTTATGTAGGTGGTGTTTCTGCAAACACGCTACCAGTTCCAATGATGAATATTATTAATGGTGGGTCTCACTCTGATGCTCCTATTGCATTTCAAGAATTTATGATCATGCCTGTAAAAGCAATAACTTTTACACATGCTATGCAAATGGGGACTGAGATATTCCATCATTTGAAGAAAGTTTTACATGAGAGAGGATTAAGTACTGCAGTAGGTGATGAAGGTGGATTTGCTCCTACATTAAAAGGAACTGAAGATGCTCTTGATTCTATTAAATTAGCAGTTGAGAATGCAGGCTATAGATTTGGCGATGAGATTATGATTGCTTTGGATTGTGCCGCTTCTGAGTTCTATGTTGATGGTAAATATGATTATACTAAATTCGAAGGTGAATTAGGTAAAGTACGTACTTCTCAAGAGCAAGCGGATTACTTAGCTGAATTAGTTGAGAAATACCCAATAGTATCTATTGAAGATGGTATGTATGAAGATGATTGGGATGGTTGGAAGTATTTAACTGATAAGATTGGTAATAAAGTTCAGTTAGTAGGTGATGATTTATTTGTTACTAATGTAGCTAGACTTGAGCGTGGTGTTAATGAAGGTATTGGTAACTCTATCTTGATTAAAGTAAATCAAATAGGTACTCTTACTGAGACTATAGCTGCTGTTAATATGGCTAAAAATGCTGGATTTACTTCTGTTATGTCTCACCGTTCAGGTGAAACTGAAGATAGTACTATTGCTGATTTAGCTGTGGCTCTTAATTGCGGACAAATTAAAACTGGTTCTGCATCTAGATCAGATCGTATGGCAAAGTATAATCAATTATTGAGAATAGAGGAAGAATTAGGTGATATCGCTTATTATCCTCAAGGTAATGCTTTTAAAGTAAAAAGATAA
- the rpmD gene encoding 50S ribosomal protein L30, translating into MSKIKVKQVRSQINCPLVQKRTLEALGLRKIGQVVEHDATSAILGMVSKVQHLVSVEEAK; encoded by the coding sequence ATGTCAAAAATTAAAGTAAAACAAGTAAGAAGCCAAATTAATTGTCCTCTTGTACAAAAGAGAACGTTAGAGGCTTTAGGACTTCGTAAGATTGGTCAAGTTGTAGAACATGATGCTACATCTGCAATCTTAGGAATGGTAAGTAAAGTTCAACACTTAGTTTCTGTAGAAGAGGCTAAATAA
- the rpsE gene encoding 30S ribosomal protein S5: MYQNYKNVEFVKPTGLDLKDRLVSVNRVTKVTKGGRAFGFSAVVVVGDENGVVGHGLGKSKDVSEAIAKAVEDAKKNLVRVPLNGHTIPHEQKGKFSGARVLLMPASLGTGVIAGGSVRSVVESVGIKDLLSKSQGSSNPHNVVKATFDALLRLRSASTVAKQRGISLEKVFKG; encoded by the coding sequence ATGTATCAAAATTATAAAAACGTAGAATTTGTAAAACCAACTGGTCTTGATCTTAAAGATCGTTTGGTTAGTGTAAACCGTGTTACTAAAGTTACTAAAGGGGGAAGAGCTTTTGGATTCTCTGCTGTAGTAGTAGTAGGTGACGAAAACGGTGTAGTGGGTCATGGTTTGGGTAAATCAAAAGACGTTTCTGAAGCAATCGCTAAAGCAGTAGAGGATGCAAAGAAAAACTTAGTTAGAGTTCCTTTAAATGGTCATACTATTCCTCACGAACAAAAAGGAAAATTCAGTGGAGCTAGAGTATTATTGATGCCTGCATCTTTAGGTACTGGAGTAATCGCTGGAGGTTCTGTGAGATCGGTTGTAGAATCTGTTGGGATTAAAGATTTATTATCTAAATCTCAAGGATCTTCAAATCCTCACAACGTGGTGAAGGCTACTTTTGACGCTTTATTACGTTTAAGAAGTGCTTCTACAGTTGCAAAACAAAGAGGAATTTCTTTAGAAAAAGTATTTAAAGGTTAA
- the infA gene encoding translation initiation factor IF-1: protein MAKQSAIEQDGAIIEALSNAMFRVELENGHVVIAHISGKMRMHYIKLLPGDRVKLEMSPYDLTKARITYRY from the coding sequence ATGGCAAAACAATCAGCAATAGAACAAGACGGAGCAATCATTGAAGCATTATCAAATGCTATGTTCCGTGTGGAATTAGAAAATGGACACGTAGTAATCGCCCATATCTCAGGTAAGATGCGTATGCATTATATCAAATTATTACCTGGTGACAGAGTAAAATTAGAGATGAGCCCTTACGATTTGACCAAAGCAAGAATTACTTATAGATATTAA
- a CDS encoding DNA-directed RNA polymerase subunit alpha, whose product MAIFNFQKPDKVIMIDSTDFKGKFEFRPLEPGYGLTIGNALRRVLLSSLEGYAITSVRIEGVDHEFSTIAGVVEDVTEIILNLKQVRFKRQIEDVDNETVSISFSGKEQLTAGDFQKFISSFQILNPELVICNMDSNVTINMDLTIEKGRGYVPAEENRKPNAPIGTIFTDSIYTPVKNVKYAIENYRVEQKTDYEKLVFDIITDGSIHPKDALTEAAKTLIHHFMLFSDERITLEADEIAQTESYDEESLHMRQLLKTKLVDLDLSVRALNCLKAAEVDTLGDLVSFNKNDLMKFRNFGKKSLSELEELVAVKGLNFGMDLSKYKLDKE is encoded by the coding sequence ATGGCAATATTTAATTTTCAAAAGCCCGATAAAGTTATCATGATTGATTCGACCGATTTTAAAGGCAAATTCGAATTTAGACCTTTAGAACCGGGATATGGATTGACAATAGGTAATGCATTAAGAAGAGTTCTTCTTTCTTCTCTTGAAGGATATGCAATTACTTCAGTTCGTATTGAAGGAGTAGATCATGAGTTTTCTACTATCGCTGGTGTAGTTGAGGATGTTACTGAAATCATTCTTAACCTAAAACAAGTTCGTTTTAAACGTCAAATTGAAGATGTTGATAATGAAACTGTTAGTATCTCTTTCTCTGGTAAAGAACAGTTGACTGCAGGTGATTTCCAGAAATTCATTTCTAGTTTCCAAATTCTGAATCCAGAATTAGTTATCTGTAATATGGATAGTAATGTAACTATTAATATGGATCTTACTATTGAGAAGGGAAGAGGTTACGTACCAGCTGAAGAGAATAGAAAACCTAATGCTCCTATTGGTACTATCTTTACTGACTCAATTTATACTCCAGTTAAGAACGTTAAGTATGCTATCGAAAACTATCGTGTTGAGCAAAAAACTGACTATGAAAAGTTAGTTTTTGATATCATTACCGATGGTTCTATTCATCCAAAAGATGCGTTAACTGAAGCTGCAAAAACATTAATACACCACTTTATGTTATTCTCAGATGAGAGAATTACTTTAGAGGCAGATGAGATTGCACAAACTGAATCATATGATGAGGAATCTCTACATATGAGACAGCTTCTAAAAACTAAACTAGTTGATTTAGATCTTTCAGTTAGAGCATTGAATTGTTTGAAAGCGGCTGAAGTAGATACATTAGGAGACTTAGTGTCATTTAACAAAAACGACTTGATGAAATTCAGAAACTTCGGTAAGAAGTCTTTATCTGAATTAGAAGAGTTAGTAGCTGTTAAGGGACTTAATTTCGGGATGGATCTATCAAAATACAAATTAGATAAAGAATAA
- the rplO gene encoding 50S ribosomal protein L15: protein MNLSNLQPAKGSVHNQNKRVGRGEGSGKGGTSTKGHKGAKSRSGYSRKIGFEGGQMPLQRRVPKFGFKNINRVEYDVINLEKLQSLVDSGVVKDTVDFALLVELGLTSKNSLVKVLGRGEIKAKLKVSAHKFSASAKEAIEAAGGEIVTL from the coding sequence ATGAATTTAAGTAATTTACAACCAGCAAAAGGTTCAGTACACAACCAAAACAAACGTGTTGGTCGTGGTGAAGGGTCTGGTAAAGGAGGAACTTCTACAAAAGGACACAAAGGTGCTAAATCACGTTCAGGATATTCAAGAAAAATCGGATTTGAAGGAGGGCAAATGCCACTTCAAAGACGTGTTCCTAAATTTGGTTTTAAAAACATCAATAGAGTAGAATATGATGTTATCAACTTAGAAAAATTACAATCTTTAGTTGATAGCGGAGTAGTAAAAGACACTGTTGATTTTGCTCTTTTAGTTGAGTTAGGATTAACTTCTAAAAATAGTTTAGTTAAGGTTTTAGGGCGTGGAGAGATAAAAGCAAAATTAAAAGTTTCTGCACACAAGTTTTCAGCATCTGCTAAAGAGGCAATCGAGGCAGCTGGTGGAGAAATTGTAACGTTATAA